The Rhinoderma darwinii isolate aRhiDar2 chromosome 8, aRhiDar2.hap1, whole genome shotgun sequence genome has a window encoding:
- the LOC142658705 gene encoding glutamine amidotransferase-like class 1 domain-containing protein 3, mitochondrial isoform X1, producing the protein MLQNCYSWGIQYVVFAPNIDQMHVVDHVKGQPSEEKRNVLTESARIARGNIKDLKDLKVSEFDAIIIPGGFGVAKNLSTWAVEGKDCSVIKPIEDTIKGFHAAKKPIGLCCISPVLAAKILPGCEVTVGSDTECEMWPHAGTAGAIKDLGCKHVNKLVNEVHIDAKNKLVTTCAFMCNSPIHEIFDGIGEMVKAVLKLS; encoded by the exons TATGTGGTGTTCGCACCCAACATAGACCAAATGCATGTGGTGGACCATGTAAAAGGACAGCCCTCTGAGGAGAAGCGCAATGTGCTTACAGAGAGTGCTCGCATTGCAAGAGGAAACATTAAAGACCTTAAAGATCTAAAAGTCAGTGAATTTGATGCGATCATCATACCAG GAGGATTTGGAGTTGCTAAAAATCTTTCTACTTGGGCAGTTGAAGGAAAAGACTGCTCAGTAATAAAACCCATTGAAGACACTATTAAAGGATTTCATGCTGCAAAGAAACCCATTGGCTTGTGTTGCATCTCACCTGTGTTGGCTGCAAAGATTCTACCTGGATGTGAAGTCACTGTTGGCTCGGATACAGAATGTGAAAT GTGGCCACATGCCGGGACAGCAGGAGCCATTAAAGATCTTGGTTGTAAACATGTCAACAAACTGGTCAATGAAGTTCACATagatgcaaaaaataaactggTCACAACCTGCGCCTTTATGTGTAACAGCCCAATACATGAGATATTTGATGGCATCGGCGAAATGGTTAAAGCCGTGCTGAAGCTGAGTTAA
- the LOC142658706 gene encoding L-threonyl-[L-threonyl-carrier protein] 4-chlorinase-like: MKIDSNKMKDFYDTNGFLTAIEVLDEKELHQAQKEHENLEEKFGKEYAQYDLHNIHMQNEWVMNVAVHPNLLKAITAVLGPNIILLDSRFICKYPPSEVPHKNNTAPYVAWHQDIKYWGFEGGPVASVWLAFDDVDADNGVLQIIPGSHKQGILEHRIAEVAGNMLTANQEIPKHLVNVEDLVECPLKAGEMSVHDGLTVHASQPNMSDRRRCGFVIRYVPTTAYPVKDPERPRSFPATVLVAGTDEYKHFQDNAPHFFTKTF; encoded by the exons ATGAAGATTGACAGTAATAAGATGAAGGATTTCTATGATACCAACGGCTTCCTGACAGCAATCGAAGTACTAGATGAGAAGGAATTACACCAAGCTCAGAAGGAGCATGAAAACCTAGAAGAAAAGTTTG gtaaAGAGTACGCTCAGTATGATCTGCACAACATCCACATGCAAAATGAGTGGGTGATGAACGTGGCCGTCCACCCCAATCTTCTGAAAGCAATCACAGCTGTTTTGGGCCCCAACATCATTCTTCTGGACTCCAGATTTATTTGTAAATATCCCCCCTCTGAGGTTCCACACAAAaacaacactgccccctatgttgCCTGGCATCAAGATATCAA ATACTGGGGATTTGAGGGAGGTCCAGTGGCTTCAGTGTGGCTGGCATTTGATGATGTAGATGCAGACAATGGAGTCCTACAAATCATTCCAG GGAGCCATAAACAAGGTATTCTGGAGCACAGAATTGCAGAGGTCGCCGGAAACATGCTGACAGCAAACCAGGAGATTCCAAAGCACTTGGTGAATGTAGAAGATTTGGTTGAATGTCCACTCAAAGCTGGTGAAATGTCT GTGCACGATGGTCTGACTGTTCATGCCAGTCAACCCAACATGTCTGACAGGAGAAGATGTGGATTTGTCATCCGTTATGTTCCTACAACAGCTTATCCTGTTAAG GACCCAGAACGTCCTCGGAGTTTTCCTGCAACTGTATTGGTGGCCGGAACAGATGAATATAAACACTTCCAAGACAACGCTCCTCACTTCTTTACCAAGACATTTTAA
- the LOC142659985 gene encoding uncharacterized protein LOC142659985 translates to MTESKDRGESLYLSIGVLAISAGSLLLSIQYYSIGASSSLIPPSALGILLLILAAVLAYAGIRKVRGNVTLWVSLYWTVSALWCGYGVNLILRGNNVISISEMRNAIVPGLVAFVLGLFIIGMVGILQKEIVLALISVTLSLSSIHEIVIFYDSRVGTSAVACNYLIVVLLGIYFIGGRTLHSIGKEHILLPGTDITDKDNEQGASNKVVFIATCFILNMVASSVFGCRLLGITSSLFVGQVAWLWTAAVYQTGICILSYRNYHTLEATHFAFFSILRYAEGYSLLYQFLNTNQLNYPLPFLVVFAILFIVLTLFTSIHSLIQSVYLLFYVAYCIALACNPNGFFHGGPQGVNIAIYIVSAIIVLITLYNAKSSKTIPTGEGTIRKLFINNNTFKLRQDKDMNEPYLGNSKYGDAEILAHACSVLAAFAMTMPGDPGEPLVTVVLPWVVVAGGLYNLICGSVAFSRGKTLESSAFILYGIMWVIWGISRYSGIYSTSRGFNTAVGILCFILFNSFIVFSTLFLTKAWFVYTFTFQLILISFLLDAINVLPWGYDIAVTIIFGLAGFYLFLSTLHNTTFEAPLLPVGSPFIKISGFTNDRSKCPHLISTRTSSVQKIAEIMKNGGICGIPTDTVYVLVAACNQPEAVERAYKTKRQAQDRPMSLWISTLEQLKPAKHLLSPLLWDFMEAAWPSSISLVIPRGPWLDVLGAHDSAKYIGTPQSIAIRIPDCSVTTHLIDMVGPIAVTSANPSGEADTTHHNQVYAKLGDKVDGVLCDGASPENIASTVVDCTKIETGNVAFFRVGIVPKSQVLQILDQVQQKQKKGLVNGGFSEPQEEITQRINGSYNKPDVRQSTNLEDNTSVSYVNDGFTIDDE, encoded by the exons ATGACTGAATCTAAGGACAGAGGAGAGTCGCTGTATCTCAGCATCGGTGTCCTGGCTATTAGTGCAG GGAGTTTGCTTCTATCAATACAATATTACAGCATTGGGGCATCTTCTTCTCTTATACCCCCTTCTGCCCTGGGCATCCTCCTCCTTATATTGGCAGCTGTTTTAGCATATGCAG GAATCCGGAAAGTTCGAGGAAATGTTACCTTGTGGGTGTCATTGTACTGGACGGTCTCAGCTCTGTGGTGTGGATATGGAGTCAACTTGATACTGAGAGGAAACAATGTCATCAGTATCTCTGAAATGAGAAATGCAATAGTTCCTGGCTTAGTCGCATTTGTTTTGGGGCTGTTCATTATTGGTATGGTGGGGATCCTTCAAAAGGAAATTGTCCTTGCTCTGATTTCTGTCACACTTTCTCTTTCCAGTATTCATGAAATAGTTATATTCTATGATAGCAGAGTTGGCACCTCGGCAGTTGCATGTAATTATCTTATTGTTGTGTTACTTGGAATATACTTTATTGGTGGTCGGACTCTCCATAGTATCGGCAAGGAGCACATTTTATTACCAGGTACAGACATAACCGACAAAGACAATGAACAAGGAGCATCTAATAAGGTGGTGTTTATAGCTACTTGTTTCATCCTTAACATGGTGGCCTCTAGTGTGTTTGGCTGTAGACTTCTAGGAATAACTAGTAGTCTTTTTGTTGGCCAAGTAGCATGGCTGTGGACAGCTGCTGTCTACCAGACAGGTATCTGCATCCTATCATATCGTAATTATCACACGCTAGAGGCCACACATTTTGCATTTTTCTCCATTTTGAGATACGCAGAAGGCTACTCCCTACTGTATCAGTTCTTGAACACTAATCAGTTAAATTACCCCCTTCCATTTTTGGTGGTTTTCGCTATACTATTTATTGTTCTCACTCTCTTTACAAGTATTCACAGTCTTATACAATCAGTATACTTGTTGTTCTATGTTGCCTACTGTATTGCATTAGCTTGCAACCCAAATGGGTTTTTTCATGGAGGACCCCAGGGAGTTAACATTGCAATATACATTGTTTCAGCCATTATAGTGTTAATCACTCTATACAATGCAAAGTCATCTAAAACTATCCCAACAGGTGAGGGCACTATTAGGAAATTGTTCATCAACAATAACACTTTCAAGCTCCGTCAGGATAAAGATATGAATGAACCCTACCTCGGTAATTCCAAGTATGGTGATGCAGAAATCCTTGCCCATGCATGCAGCGTTTTGGCTGCCTTTGCCATGACAATGCCAGGGGATCCAGGGGAACCCTTGGTCACAGTTGTCTTGCCATGGGTTGTTGTTGCTGGAGGACTTTATAATCTCATCTGTGGTTCAGTAGCCTTTTCCCGTGGCAAGACACTTGAAAGCAGTGCCTTCATTCTGTATGGAATAATGTGGGTTATATGGGGAATTTCCCGTTATAGTGGTATCTACAGCACAAGCAGAGGTTTCAACACTGCCGTAGGAATTCTATGTTTCATTCTCTTTAATAGTTTTATTGTTTTCAGTACACTTTTCCTAACCAAAGCCTGGTTTGTATACACTTTCACGTTCCAACTTATTTTAATCAGCTTTCTTCTTGATGCAATTAATGTGCTTCCTTGGGGCTATGATATCGCTGTAACAATTATATTCGGCCTTGCTGGCTTCTACCTATTTCTTTCAACTCTACATAACACCACTTTTGAGGCTCCCCTGTTACCAGTTGGCAGCCCCTTTATCAAAATTAGTGGTTTTACGAATGACAGATCCAAATGCCCTCATCTAATTTCTACAAGGACCAGCTCAGTACAAAAAATTGCAG aaattatgaaaaatggaggaatATGTGGCATACCTACGGACACTGTGTACGTCCTGGTGGCAGCTTGCAATCAGCCTGAAGCAGTGGAGAGGGCATACAA gaccaaACGTCAAGCTCAAGATCGTCCAATGTCTTTGTGGATTTCAACCCTAGAACAATTAAAACCTGCCAAACATTTGCTTAGTCCTTTGCTATGGGACTTCATGGAAGCCGCTTGGCCCTCGTCCATCAGTCTTGTGATCCCAAGAG GTCCATGGTTGGATGTATTAGGTGCACATGACTCTGCAAAATATATTGGAACACCTCAGAGCATTGCTATACGGATTCCAGACTGTTCAGTGACAACTCACTTAATTGATATG GTTGGCCCTATTGCAGTCACATCAGCTAATCCTTCTGGGGAAGCGGATACTACTCATCACAATCAAGTCTATGCAAAATTAGGAGATAAG GTTGATGGCGTACTGTGTGATGGGGCTTCCCCTGAAAATATTGCTTCTACTGTGGTAGACTGCACGAAAATAGAAACTGGTAACGTCGCGTTCTTTAGAGTTGGGATTGTTCCCAAGTCACAG GTTTTACAAATATTAGACCAAGTGCAGCAGAAGCAGAAGAAGGGTCTTGTCAATGGGGGCTTTTCAGAACCCCAGGAAGAAATCACACAAAGGATAAATGGGTCTTATAACAAGCCAGACGTGAGGCAAAGCACCAACTTGGAAGATAATACATCAGTATCCTATGTTAACGATGGGTTTACAATAGATGACGAATGA